One window of Inquilinus sp. Marseille-Q2685 genomic DNA carries:
- a CDS encoding MFS transporter produces the protein MRKATTPPALSTLILMTATSVVTLNMIVPSLANIARDLEADYALVGLALGGYLAVSAAVQLGLGPLADRIGRRPVLLAALAVFTLASLGCAVAQTVWMLLAFRMLQAAVVSGYVLSLAIVRDTAGEAEAARLLGRIGMAMALAPMLGPMLGSVLDAAFGWRMAFLLLAVAGAGLWCLAWSDLGETLRPSAGTGDDGGRLAALLREPLFWCHALCTAFSTGAFYIFLAGAPRIATTVFGIGTAQLGVYVGSITAGFVAGSWLSSRLVGRHPPATVMLMGRMLACLGLLAGLAVIAMGHLTPALYFGCTVFVGLGNGMTTPNSNAGAMSVRPRLAGSAAGITGALTVLGGALTTTLTGLALSGEPSPTLLILLMLLASFLGLLAAAAVRLNRAASRVTST, from the coding sequence ATGCGCAAGGCCACCACCCCGCCCGCCCTGTCGACGCTGATCCTGATGACCGCCACCTCGGTGGTCACGCTGAACATGATCGTACCGTCGCTGGCCAACATCGCGCGGGATCTGGAGGCCGACTACGCCCTGGTCGGCCTTGCGCTCGGCGGGTATCTCGCCGTCTCGGCCGCGGTCCAGCTCGGGCTGGGCCCGCTCGCCGACCGGATCGGCCGGCGCCCGGTGCTGCTGGCGGCGCTCGCGGTCTTCACCCTCGCCTCGCTCGGCTGCGCGGTCGCCCAGACCGTGTGGATGCTGCTGGCGTTCCGGATGCTGCAGGCGGCGGTGGTTTCGGGCTATGTCCTCTCCCTCGCGATCGTCCGCGATACGGCCGGGGAGGCCGAGGCCGCGCGGCTGCTGGGCCGCATCGGCATGGCGATGGCCCTGGCCCCGATGCTGGGGCCGATGCTGGGCAGCGTCCTGGACGCCGCCTTCGGGTGGCGCATGGCCTTCCTGCTCCTTGCCGTGGCCGGGGCGGGGCTCTGGTGCCTGGCGTGGTCGGACCTGGGCGAGACCCTCCGGCCCTCGGCCGGGACGGGGGACGACGGCGGGCGCCTGGCCGCGCTGCTGCGCGAGCCGCTGTTCTGGTGCCATGCGCTGTGCACCGCCTTCTCGACCGGCGCCTTCTACATCTTCCTGGCCGGGGCGCCCCGGATCGCCACTACCGTCTTCGGGATCGGCACGGCGCAGCTGGGCGTGTACGTCGGCAGCATCACCGCGGGCTTCGTCGCCGGCAGCTGGCTGTCGAGCCGCCTGGTCGGCCGGCATCCGCCGGCGACGGTCATGCTGATGGGCCGGATGCTCGCCTGCCTGGGCCTCCTCGCCGGCCTCGCGGTCATCGCCATGGGCCATCTGACGCCGGCCCTCTACTTCGGATGCACCGTCTTCGTCGGGCTGGGCAACGGCATGACGACGCCGAACAGCAACGCCGGGGCGATGTCGGTGCGCCCCCGGCTGGCGGGAAGCGCCGCGGGCATCACCGGCGCCCTGACCGTCCTGGGCGGCGCGCTGACGACGACGCTGACCGGCCTCGCCCTGTCCGGCGAGCCGTCGCCGACGCTCCTGATCTTGCTGATGCTGCTGGCCTCCTTCCTCGGCCTGCTGGCCGCCGCAGCGGTCCGGCTGAACCGGGCCGCATCCCGCGTAACATCGACATAG
- a CDS encoding ABC transporter substrate-binding protein produces MFTRRGFGKLALGAGAVSLATPLRYGRAADRPVLTIAVDNLWQMMSPINGLSTTSNRIFPNFYEALIERDYLSDPNGLTLQPKLATKWDRNGTVWTIELRQGVKFHDGTEMTAEDVAFTLGADRLWGPKPFEPRGKTFTAGFKRVEATGTHTIEIETATPDPNVPGKLTGNIGLVVPKKYYLEVGVDRFGQAPIGTGPYKVTTFRSGEVMVLDAFDGYWGDPPPARQLVWKIVPEFAARLAGLVSKEFDFIVNIPTDQEPTLQGYSDVKLIRRQVENYPAFAFNTLPDPPDNPLVDPKLRYAMVQGVNMDEIVAALFGDATFHPAVPFNFPEYGRFYDPELKPKLPYDPERAKALVKETSYDGQKLRWHITRQFYPNYEAAAEIMVEQWREIGVNVEAVVLDNFELVYRRPYHLMNMSMSSDFIPGDPYQPLWLDWGPTATRSTASWKSWTPTEKFVELGRAFEKETEFEKRKAAYLALSEEWQRVTPGFYLWKSVYNWAHRADIAWTPIGDSDMRMYGGYLKLG; encoded by the coding sequence ATGTTCACAAGACGCGGTTTCGGCAAGCTGGCGCTCGGCGCGGGCGCCGTCTCGCTGGCCACGCCGCTGCGATACGGGCGGGCGGCGGACCGGCCGGTGCTGACCATCGCGGTCGACAACCTGTGGCAGATGATGTCGCCGATCAACGGCCTCAGCACCACCTCGAACCGGATCTTCCCGAACTTCTACGAAGCGCTGATCGAGCGCGACTACCTCTCCGACCCCAACGGCCTCACGCTGCAGCCCAAGCTGGCGACGAAGTGGGACCGGAACGGCACGGTCTGGACTATCGAGCTGCGCCAGGGCGTGAAGTTCCATGACGGCACGGAGATGACGGCCGAGGACGTCGCCTTCACCCTCGGCGCCGACCGGCTGTGGGGGCCGAAGCCGTTCGAGCCGCGCGGCAAGACCTTCACCGCCGGCTTCAAGCGGGTCGAGGCCACCGGCACCCATACGATCGAGATCGAGACCGCCACGCCCGACCCCAACGTCCCGGGCAAGCTGACCGGCAATATCGGCCTGGTGGTGCCGAAGAAATACTATCTCGAGGTCGGGGTCGACCGCTTCGGCCAGGCGCCGATCGGCACCGGCCCGTACAAGGTCACCACCTTCCGCTCCGGCGAGGTGATGGTGCTGGACGCCTTCGACGGTTATTGGGGCGACCCGCCGCCGGCGCGGCAGCTGGTGTGGAAGATCGTGCCGGAATTCGCGGCGCGCCTGGCCGGGCTGGTGTCGAAGGAGTTCGACTTCATCGTCAACATCCCGACCGACCAGGAACCGACGCTGCAGGGCTATTCCGACGTCAAGCTGATACGGCGCCAGGTCGAGAACTACCCGGCGTTCGCCTTCAACACCCTGCCCGACCCGCCGGACAACCCGCTGGTCGACCCGAAGCTGCGCTACGCCATGGTCCAGGGCGTCAACATGGACGAGATCGTGGCCGCCCTGTTCGGCGACGCCACCTTCCACCCGGCGGTGCCGTTCAACTTCCCGGAATACGGCCGGTTCTACGACCCGGAGCTGAAGCCGAAGCTGCCCTACGACCCGGAACGGGCCAAGGCCCTGGTCAAGGAGACCAGCTACGACGGCCAGAAGCTGCGCTGGCACATCACCCGGCAGTTCTACCCGAACTACGAGGCCGCGGCCGAGATCATGGTCGAGCAGTGGCGCGAGATCGGGGTCAATGTCGAGGCCGTGGTGCTGGACAATTTCGAGCTGGTCTACCGCCGCCCCTACCATCTGATGAACATGTCGATGAGCTCGGATTTCATCCCGGGCGACCCGTACCAGCCGCTGTGGCTGGACTGGGGCCCGACCGCGACCCGGTCTACCGCCAGCTGGAAGTCCTGGACCCCGACCGAGAAGTTCGTCGAGCTGGGCCGCGCCTTCGAGAAGGAGACCGAGTTCGAGAAGCGCAAGGCGGCCTATCTGGCCCTGTCCGAGGAATGGCAGCGGGTGACGCCCGGCTTCTACCTGTGGAAGAGCGTCTACAACTGGGCCCATCGCGCCGACATCGCGTGGACGCCGATCGGCGACAGCGACATGCGCATGTATGGCGGCTACCTGAAGCTGGGCTGA
- a CDS encoding MFS transporter: MSGRAPFLALAAAETVSISGTRLSTIAIPWLVLSTTNSPVSTGLVAMAEMLPYVVAKALGGPLIDRAGPKRIAILCDAASAAVVGLVPLLHLLGMLTVPALLPIVFVLGALRGPADAAKQAMVPDIAELAAVPLERVTGVVGTIERLASTVGAAGAGALIAVMTGPAQALAFNAATFAVAALIIGAGIPALRHPAVAAAASYGRDLLEGWTFLRRDAVLMGIVVMVAATNLLDQAFHAVLLPVWTRDAGHGPELLGAMLAVFSGSSMVGAAIAASIGERMPRLVVYTVAFLLTGFPRFLVLAVDVPLALVFATLAIGGFASGFLNPILFAVMFERIPKPLVGRVTSMSTALCWTLIPFGGLFGGALISGVGLPAALLLIGLAYLAATLLPLARRSFRGFGKRRVAGADPS, from the coding sequence GTGAGCGGACGCGCGCCCTTTCTCGCCCTGGCCGCCGCCGAGACCGTCTCGATCTCCGGCACGAGGCTGTCGACGATCGCCATTCCCTGGCTGGTGCTGAGCACGACGAACAGCCCCGTATCGACCGGGCTGGTGGCGATGGCGGAAATGCTGCCCTATGTCGTCGCCAAGGCCCTGGGCGGCCCGCTGATCGACCGCGCCGGCCCCAAGCGGATCGCCATCCTCTGCGATGCGGCCTCGGCGGCCGTGGTCGGGCTGGTGCCCCTGTTGCATCTGCTGGGCATGCTCACCGTCCCGGCCCTGCTCCCCATCGTCTTCGTCCTCGGCGCGCTGCGCGGCCCGGCCGACGCCGCCAAGCAGGCGATGGTCCCGGACATCGCGGAGCTGGCGGCGGTGCCGCTGGAGCGGGTGACCGGCGTCGTCGGCACCATCGAAAGACTGGCCTCGACGGTGGGGGCGGCCGGCGCCGGCGCGCTGATCGCCGTGATGACCGGTCCGGCCCAGGCCCTTGCCTTCAATGCCGCCACCTTCGCCGTCGCCGCCCTGATCATCGGGGCGGGCATCCCCGCGCTGCGCCATCCCGCGGTCGCGGCGGCGGCGTCCTATGGCCGGGATCTGCTGGAAGGCTGGACCTTCCTGCGCCGGGATGCGGTGCTGATGGGCATCGTCGTCATGGTGGCGGCCACCAACCTCCTGGACCAGGCCTTCCACGCCGTCCTGCTGCCGGTCTGGACGCGGGATGCCGGTCACGGCCCCGAACTGCTGGGGGCGATGCTGGCGGTGTTCTCCGGCAGCTCCATGGTGGGCGCGGCCATCGCCGCCTCGATCGGCGAACGGATGCCGCGCCTCGTCGTCTATACGGTCGCGTTCCTCCTGACCGGGTTTCCGCGTTTCCTCGTCCTCGCGGTGGACGTGCCGCTCGCTCTTGTCTTCGCCACCCTGGCGATCGGCGGCTTTGCCTCGGGCTTCCTCAACCCGATCCTGTTCGCCGTGATGTTCGAGCGGATCCCCAAGCCCTTGGTCGGCCGCGTCACGTCGATGAGCACGGCGCTCTGCTGGACCCTGATTCCCTTCGGCGGGCTCTTCGGCGGCGCGCTGATCAGCGGCGTCGGCCTCCCCGCCGCGCTGCTGCTGATCGGGCTGGCATATCTGGCGGCGACGCTGCTGCCGCTGGCGCGCAGGAGCTTCCGCGGGTTCGGGAAACGGCGGGTCGCCGGCGCCGATCCCTCTTGA
- a CDS encoding ABC transporter ATP-binding protein produces the protein MTPLLAIEDLRVPLPPAAQRPDAVSGLSLTLGRGEILCVVGESGSGKSMTALAVMGLLPANLPEPSGRVLFEGRDLLALAERERRDLSGRRLAMIFQEPGAALNPIYRVGDQVAETFRLHTKLSAAEIRERVLALFREVRLPDPEQLYHSYPHQLSGGQCQRVMIATALALEPAILIADEPTTALDVTTQAQILRLMLDLRQRHGTGILFITHDFGVVAEIADRVAVMQNGRLVEEGPRDRVLRRPQADYTRDLLAAVPVLEPRRARPGLGPVAVSAKGIAKTFRKSGLFGGGRSVRAVDGVDVEIRRGETLGLVGESGSGKSTLAQCVIRLIEPERGDITLPGGSFSALRGKALRAARRRVQIVFQDPYSALDPRQSVGAAIAEGPVIHGVDRAEARQRALTLLQAVGLDAEAAGRFPHEFSGGQRQRICIARALAIEPDLLIADESVSALDVSVQAQILDLLAEMQQRLGFAMLFITHDLRVASRICDRIAVMRQGRIVEEGEPAALFGAPREAYTRELLSAVPGRDWGRDDAGPEGARLHEKV, from the coding sequence ATGACGCCGCTTCTCGCCATCGAGGATCTGCGCGTGCCGCTGCCGCCGGCGGCACAGCGACCGGATGCCGTCTCCGGCCTGTCGCTGACGCTCGGCCGCGGCGAGATCCTCTGCGTCGTCGGCGAATCCGGCTCCGGCAAGTCGATGACGGCCCTGGCGGTGATGGGGCTGCTGCCGGCCAACCTGCCGGAGCCGAGCGGCCGCGTGCTGTTCGAGGGCCGCGACCTGCTGGCGCTGGCCGAGCGCGAGCGGCGCGACCTCTCCGGCCGCCGCCTCGCCATGATCTTCCAGGAGCCGGGCGCCGCCCTGAACCCGATCTACCGGGTCGGCGACCAGGTGGCCGAGACCTTCCGGCTGCACACGAAGCTCTCCGCCGCCGAGATCCGCGAGCGCGTGCTGGCGCTGTTCCGCGAGGTCCGCCTGCCCGACCCGGAGCAGCTGTACCACAGCTACCCGCACCAGCTGTCCGGCGGGCAGTGCCAGCGGGTGATGATCGCAACGGCGCTGGCGCTGGAGCCCGCCATCCTGATTGCCGACGAGCCGACCACCGCGCTCGACGTCACCACCCAGGCGCAGATCCTGCGGCTGATGCTGGACCTGCGGCAGCGTCACGGCACCGGCATCCTGTTCATCACCCACGACTTCGGCGTGGTCGCCGAGATCGCCGACCGAGTCGCGGTGATGCAGAACGGCCGGCTGGTCGAGGAAGGCCCGCGCGACCGGGTGCTGCGCCGGCCGCAGGCGGACTACACCCGCGACCTGCTGGCCGCCGTGCCGGTGCTGGAGCCGCGGCGCGCCCGGCCCGGGCTGGGGCCGGTCGCCGTCTCGGCCAAGGGCATCGCCAAGACCTTCCGCAAGTCCGGCCTGTTCGGCGGCGGCCGCAGCGTCAGGGCGGTGGACGGGGTCGATGTCGAGATCCGCCGCGGCGAGACGCTGGGGCTGGTCGGCGAATCCGGCTCCGGCAAGTCCACCCTGGCGCAATGCGTGATCCGGCTGATCGAGCCCGAGCGCGGCGACATCACCCTGCCGGGAGGATCGTTCTCCGCCCTCAGGGGCAAGGCGCTGCGGGCGGCGCGGCGGCGGGTGCAGATCGTGTTCCAGGACCCCTACAGCGCGCTCGACCCGCGGCAGAGCGTCGGCGCCGCGATCGCCGAAGGGCCGGTGATCCATGGCGTCGACCGGGCCGAGGCCCGCCAGCGCGCGCTGACGCTGCTGCAGGCCGTCGGCCTCGACGCCGAGGCGGCCGGCCGGTTCCCGCACGAATTCTCCGGCGGCCAGCGCCAGCGCATCTGCATCGCCCGGGCGCTGGCGATCGAGCCGGACCTGCTGATCGCCGACGAATCGGTCTCGGCGCTCGACGTCTCGGTCCAGGCCCAGATCCTGGACCTGCTGGCCGAGATGCAGCAGCGGCTGGGTTTCGCCATGCTGTTCATCACCCACGACCTGCGCGTGGCCAGCCGGATCTGCGACCGCATCGCGGTGATGCGCCAGGGCCGCATCGTCGAGGAGGGCGAACCCGCCGCCCTCTTCGGCGCCCCGCGCGAGGCCTACACCCGCGAGCTGCTGTCGGCCGTGCCCGGCCGCGACTGGGGCCGGGACGACGCCGGGCCGGAAGGAGCGAGGCTGCATGAGAAAGTATGA
- a CDS encoding LacI family DNA-binding transcriptional regulator → MLDLARRLGVSRATVSNALRGKGRLSPELAGRIRALAAELHYIPAHAGRALRTGRSATIGLIVPDFGQPLFPIFAQAIERAAKSRGFAVLVGDSLGTAAGQAAEIDNLLGRGIDALVIIPTRGTTVNAAAIPVPVAVIDSAATRGNTAASNHREGGRQVAGHLIGLGHRDILLLAGPKDSRVSRERTDGMREVFARAGITPRIRHSVTSFEVGAEIAAEVDLAGFTACAAAYDALAVGFVTGLAARGVRVPQDVSVTGFDDLMWARIVSPPLTTVRQDLAAIADHALAVATGERQGARLFPVELVLRASTAGPRHVNDNRRGGAS, encoded by the coding sequence ATGCTCGATCTCGCGCGCCGGCTCGGCGTGTCGCGGGCGACCGTGTCGAACGCGCTGCGCGGCAAGGGGCGGCTGTCGCCGGAACTGGCGGGCCGGATCCGCGCCCTGGCGGCGGAGCTGCACTACATCCCGGCCCATGCCGGCCGGGCCCTGCGCACCGGCCGCAGCGCCACCATCGGCCTGATCGTGCCGGATTTCGGACAGCCGCTGTTCCCGATCTTCGCCCAGGCGATCGAGCGCGCCGCCAAGAGCCGCGGATTCGCCGTTCTGGTCGGCGACAGCCTGGGCACGGCGGCGGGGCAGGCGGCGGAGATCGACAACCTGCTCGGCCGCGGCATCGACGCGCTGGTGATCATCCCGACCCGCGGCACCACGGTCAACGCCGCCGCGATCCCGGTGCCGGTGGCGGTGATCGACAGCGCCGCCACCCGCGGCAACACCGCGGCCAGCAACCATCGCGAGGGCGGCCGCCAGGTCGCCGGCCACCTGATCGGGCTGGGCCACCGCGACATCCTGCTGCTGGCCGGGCCCAAGGATTCCAGGGTGTCGCGCGAGCGCACCGACGGCATGCGCGAGGTCTTCGCCCGGGCCGGCATCACCCCGCGCATCCGGCATTCCGTCACCAGCTTCGAGGTGGGGGCGGAGATCGCGGCCGAGGTCGACCTCGCCGGCTTCACCGCCTGTGCCGCCGCCTATGACGCGCTGGCCGTCGGCTTCGTCACCGGCCTGGCCGCGCGCGGGGTGCGGGTGCCGCAGGACGTCTCGGTCACCGGCTTCGACGACCTGATGTGGGCGCGCATCGTCTCGCCGCCCTTGACCACCGTGCGGCAGGACCTCGCCGCCATCGCCGACCATGCGCTCGCCGTCGCCACCGGCGAACGGCAGGGGGCGCGGCTGTTCCCGGTCGAGCTCGTGCTGCGGGCCTCGACCGCCGGCCCACGACACGTCAACGACAACCGGAGAGGGGGTGCTTCATGA
- a CDS encoding transcriptional regulator, with the protein MNPPRPPSIPAATAPRDVSRVVPYPTALKALAHPVRLRMLGMLRVDGPATATQLAARLGLNSGATSYHLRQLAQYGFIEEKPGPSRRDRWWRASHELTSVLETDAEGAELDAGVAFTQAALSLQVGQMQRAVEEYPELPAPWRKASTASDVTIPLTAEQAEALTRRLTDIMLEAMRDAPPLGEPLPPDMAPFTVMLRAFPYPGRLPHREEDAGP; encoded by the coding sequence ATGAACCCGCCTCGCCCTCCATCGATTCCCGCCGCGACCGCGCCCCGCGACGTCAGCCGGGTCGTCCCCTATCCGACGGCCCTCAAGGCGCTGGCGCATCCGGTCCGGTTGCGGATGCTGGGCATGCTCAGGGTCGACGGCCCCGCCACCGCGACGCAGCTGGCGGCGCGGCTGGGCCTCAACAGCGGCGCGACGAGCTATCACCTCCGCCAGTTGGCCCAGTACGGCTTCATCGAGGAGAAGCCGGGGCCATCCCGGCGCGACCGCTGGTGGCGCGCCAGCCACGAGCTGACCTCCGTGCTCGAGACGGATGCCGAGGGTGCGGAGCTGGATGCGGGCGTCGCCTTCACCCAGGCGGCGCTGTCCCTGCAGGTCGGCCAGATGCAGCGGGCCGTCGAGGAATATCCCGAGCTGCCGGCCCCATGGCGCAAGGCCAGCACGGCCAGCGACGTCACCATCCCGCTGACGGCGGAGCAGGCCGAAGCCCTGACCAGGCGGCTGACCGACATCATGCTGGAGGCGATGCGGGACGCCCCGCCCCTCGGGGAACCGCTGCCCCCGGACATGGCGCCCTTCACGGTCATGCTACGCGCTTTTCCCTATCCGGGCCGGCTGCCGCACCGCGAGGAGGATGCCGGGCCGTGA
- a CDS encoding ABC transporter permease, which yields MRRFPWFLAAAFAILAAALLAALFGGWLTPYGVTQQNLLARLKPPSFLGGDPRYLLGTDRLGRDMVARLVGGLQMSLSVAVAGTLIGAVVGSAIGFIAAHFRGWVEESLMMLVDFQASLPFILIALTLLAFFGNSLTLFVILMGLHGWESSARLARGVVLSAASQPYAKAVVALGAPPMRLYLRHILPNVASALIVQVTLNFPQIILLETSLSFLGLGIQPPLTSLGQILGDGREYLSSAWWIAVWPGLVIFAVTLSMSIVGDWLRDRLDPMLRHRTA from the coding sequence ATGCGGCGCTTCCCCTGGTTCCTCGCAGCGGCCTTCGCGATCCTGGCGGCGGCGCTGCTGGCCGCCCTGTTCGGCGGCTGGCTGACTCCGTACGGCGTGACCCAGCAGAACCTGCTGGCCCGGCTGAAGCCGCCGTCCTTCCTGGGCGGCGACCCGCGCTACCTGCTGGGCACCGACCGGCTCGGCCGCGACATGGTGGCCCGGCTGGTCGGCGGGCTGCAGATGTCGCTGTCGGTCGCCGTCGCCGGCACGCTGATCGGGGCCGTCGTCGGCAGCGCCATCGGCTTCATCGCCGCGCATTTCCGCGGCTGGGTCGAGGAGTCGCTGATGATGCTGGTCGACTTCCAGGCGTCGCTGCCCTTTATCCTGATCGCCCTGACCCTCCTGGCCTTCTTCGGCAACAGCCTGACGCTGTTCGTCATCCTGATGGGGCTGCATGGCTGGGAATCCTCCGCCCGGCTGGCGCGCGGCGTGGTCCTGTCCGCCGCCAGCCAGCCCTATGCCAAGGCGGTGGTGGCGCTGGGCGCCCCGCCGATGCGGCTCTACCTGCGGCACATCCTGCCGAATGTGGCGAGCGCGCTGATCGTCCAGGTCACGCTGAACTTCCCGCAGATCATCCTGCTCGAGACCTCGCTGAGCTTCCTCGGCCTCGGCATCCAGCCGCCCCTGACCAGCCTGGGCCAGATCCTCGGCGACGGCCGCGAGTATCTCTCCAGCGCCTGGTGGATCGCGGTCTGGCCCGGCCTCGTGATCTTCGCCGTCACCCTGTCGATGAGCATCGTCGGCGACTGGCTGCGCGACCGGCTGGACCCGATGCTGCGCCACCGCACCGCCTGA
- a CDS encoding creatininase family protein produces the protein MPPRKHALKDMTFVEFRERLAERPVVLLPFGSQEEQGPHAPMGDYMLTERLSLLAAEAADAIAAPTVPFGYADFFRTVPGGIQLRAETFSAVLEDTVTAFLDHGVEHLVVFNGHSSNAPLIDQTLRRLRRERGVAVAALNIWRLIPPELWRELHGDAAGRARGHGGDPLTSVYLHLFPEMMRPDLVRPATPSRAFGLPTDGVAAVSFEGLPVQVPLDVTEVNPDGMLGGDPALADAAKGARIVEHIVGFTARFVAHFRRCDPRRVEAAPA, from the coding sequence ATGCCGCCGCGCAAGCACGCCCTGAAGGACATGACCTTCGTGGAGTTCCGCGAGCGTCTGGCCGAGCGCCCGGTCGTCCTGCTGCCCTTCGGCAGCCAGGAGGAGCAGGGCCCGCACGCCCCGATGGGCGACTACATGCTGACCGAGCGGCTGTCGCTGCTGGCGGCGGAGGCGGCGGACGCGATCGCCGCCCCCACCGTCCCCTTCGGCTATGCCGATTTCTTCCGCACCGTGCCGGGCGGCATCCAGCTGCGCGCCGAGACCTTCTCGGCGGTGCTGGAAGACACGGTCACCGCCTTCCTCGACCATGGCGTCGAGCATCTGGTGGTGTTCAACGGCCACAGCTCGAACGCCCCCCTGATCGACCAGACGCTGCGCCGCCTGCGCCGCGAGCGCGGCGTGGCGGTGGCGGCGCTGAACATCTGGCGCCTGATCCCGCCGGAGCTGTGGCGGGAGCTGCACGGCGACGCCGCCGGCCGGGCCCGCGGCCATGGCGGCGACCCGCTGACCTCGGTCTATCTGCACCTGTTCCCGGAGATGATGCGGCCCGACCTGGTGCGCCCGGCGACGCCCTCCCGCGCCTTCGGCCTGCCGACCGACGGCGTTGCCGCGGTCAGCTTCGAGGGGCTGCCGGTGCAGGTCCCGCTCGACGTCACCGAGGTCAATCCGGACGGCATGCTGGGCGGCGACCCGGCCCTGGCCGACGCCGCGAAAGGCGCCCGGATCGTCGAGCACATCGTGGGATTCACCGCCCGCTTCGTCGCCCATTTCCGCCGCTGCGACCCGCGCCGGGTCGAGGCGGCGCCGGCATGA
- a CDS encoding ABC transporter permease, which translates to MVRFWSVKAARTLLTLWFVVTFAFIVLRVSGDPVQSLLGPDATNEEIAQFREAWGLDRPLPEQYLRYVVQMASGQFGTSYRDGRPVTEIIAERVPWTVLLGLSAYAVAILVGVPAGIVAALRRGSALDRLVMGFAVFGFALPNFFLGILLILLFSLTLQWLPSSGTGSILHLLMPAATLGVYTAGTLARFTRSAMLEVLAKPYMRAAAAKGAPPLVRVLRHALPNAAIPIVTIIGLNLGALVGGAVVVETVFAWPGIGRLLVTAVTSRDLAVVQALVLLVAATMVAANLAVDLLYGLLDPRIRTAR; encoded by the coding sequence ATGGTGCGCTTCTGGTCGGTGAAAGCCGCGCGGACCCTCTTGACGCTCTGGTTCGTCGTGACCTTCGCCTTCATCGTGCTGCGGGTCTCGGGCGACCCGGTGCAGTCGCTGCTGGGGCCGGACGCCACCAATGAGGAGATCGCGCAGTTCCGCGAGGCCTGGGGCCTCGACCGGCCGCTGCCCGAACAGTATCTGCGCTATGTCGTGCAGATGGCGTCGGGCCAGTTCGGCACCTCCTACCGCGACGGAAGGCCGGTGACGGAGATCATCGCCGAGCGCGTGCCCTGGACCGTGCTGCTCGGCCTCTCCGCCTATGCCGTCGCCATCCTGGTCGGGGTGCCGGCCGGCATCGTCGCGGCGCTGCGCCGCGGCTCCGCCCTCGACCGGCTGGTGATGGGCTTCGCCGTGTTCGGCTTCGCCCTGCCGAACTTCTTTCTCGGCATCCTGCTGATCCTCCTGTTCTCCCTGACGCTGCAATGGCTGCCGAGCTCGGGCACCGGCTCGATCCTGCACCTGCTGATGCCGGCCGCGACGCTGGGCGTCTACACCGCCGGCACGCTGGCGCGCTTCACCCGTTCGGCGATGCTGGAGGTGCTGGCCAAGCCCTATATGCGCGCCGCGGCGGCGAAGGGCGCGCCGCCCCTGGTCCGGGTGCTGCGCCATGCCCTGCCCAACGCCGCCATCCCGATCGTCACCATCATCGGCCTCAATCTCGGCGCGCTGGTCGGCGGCGCGGTGGTGGTGGAGACGGTGTTCGCCTGGCCCGGCATCGGCCGCCTCCTGGTCACCGCCGTGACCTCGCGCGACCTTGCCGTGGTGCAGGCGCTGGTGCTGCTGGTCGCCGCCACCATGGTCGCGGCCAACCTCGCGGTCGACCTGCTGTACGGGCTGCTCGACCCCCGCATCCGCACGGCGCGCTGA
- a CDS encoding LysR substrate-binding domain-containing protein: MNRGIELRHLSYFACLAEELHFGRAADRLGMAQAPLSQQIRQLEERLGVRLFDRTTRRVKLTAAGEILLRHARDVLSGLDRAISHTRAISGEHVGHLVVGGVHLALSQFLPAIIRAFRQDYPAVTVDVVPFTTAEQLKTLEAGGINVAFIRPTTAAGFMQMERLSSEGFVAVLPKAHPLAAKPDLSLRDFSGQPFIGYAPILGASYSNLVLDAFRQAGVRPMVVQDASHTLSIVTLAAAGVGLGIVPSWVSHMPLPELAYRPLDDLPQAVELAIAWPAGETSPVVLDFVRISRLVAAQRRAR; encoded by the coding sequence ATGAATAGAGGCATCGAGCTGCGTCATCTGAGCTACTTCGCCTGCCTGGCGGAGGAGCTGCATTTCGGCCGCGCCGCCGACCGCCTCGGCATGGCCCAGGCGCCGCTCAGCCAGCAGATCCGGCAGCTGGAGGAGCGGCTGGGCGTGCGCCTGTTCGACCGCACGACACGGCGGGTCAAGCTGACCGCGGCCGGCGAGATCCTGCTGCGCCACGCCCGGGATGTGCTGAGCGGCCTGGACCGCGCCATCTCCCACACCCGCGCGATCTCGGGCGAGCATGTCGGCCACCTCGTGGTCGGCGGCGTGCATCTGGCGCTGTCGCAGTTCCTGCCCGCCATCATCCGGGCGTTCCGCCAGGACTATCCCGCGGTCACGGTCGACGTCGTGCCCTTCACCACGGCCGAGCAGCTGAAGACGCTGGAGGCCGGCGGCATCAACGTCGCCTTCATCCGGCCCACCACCGCGGCCGGCTTCATGCAGATGGAGCGGCTGTCGAGCGAAGGCTTCGTGGCGGTGCTGCCGAAGGCGCATCCGCTCGCCGCCAAGCCCGACCTGTCGCTGCGCGACTTCTCGGGCCAGCCCTTCATCGGCTATGCGCCGATCCTCGGCGCCAGCTACAGCAACCTGGTGCTGGACGCGTTCCGCCAGGCCGGGGTGCGGCCGATGGTAGTGCAGGACGCCTCGCACACCCTGTCGATCGTCACCCTGGCCGCCGCCGGGGTCGGCCTCGGCATCGTGCCGTCCTGGGTGTCGCACATGCCGCTGCCGGAGCTGGCCTACCGGCCCCTCGACGACCTGCCGCAGGCGGTGGAGCTGGCCATCGCCTGGCCGGCCGGCGAGACCTCGCCGGTGGTGCTCGACTTCGTCCGCATCTCACGCCTGGTCGCGGCCCAGCGCCGGGCGCGCTGA